The bacterium nucleotide sequence TATTTTATTTTCGTTACCAAGCTCCAGCTTGGTAATGCCAATGGGTGGGAAGCTCCAGCTTCCAGATTGAGAGGCCGGATGTTATCAGAGACAGGTTAACTATTGCGGAAAACAAAGCTGGAGCTTTTTAACAACTGCGTTCCCAAGCAGAGCTTGGGAACGAGGGGAAAAAAGCAGAGCTTGGGAACGAAGGGAAAAAAATGGATTACTTTTAATTACAATTGATTGTATTGTTGATGAAAGCCCTTTTCAATACTCCTTAGATTGGAAAAAATTAATACAAGATTCTGGTTTAATCTTATTAAAGAAAGGAAAAATTTTTGGAGATGAAATATTGATAGATAAAAATTTAATTTTTAATAAATATGGAAAAATATATTTAAAAAAATTAACAAAACATGATTTTATCAAAAATGATAAAAATTTTGAAGATATGCCGTATATCACCATTGGTTTTATTTTAAAGAAAATATAAAATATATAGTTACCACAGATTTAATAATGTTTTTTCAACAGGTTTATTTCTTGTAGATTCAGCAAGTTCACCTGAACCAGGAACTATTGATTTATTTGGCGGATAAAAAATATCATATTGATCATTCCAAAAAAAACCATGATTAGATACACCTAAAAATAAACCTTTTAATTCAGACATATTAATGACATGAAAAGATGCTTCGTATAATCTTACTTGTTCAGCTAAATCTTTTTGTATATTGGAATTATCCGCAGCAACTTCGAAAAAATTAAAATTATTTTGTTGTTTAGCTGAATTCCATTTTAAATGAAAAATTATAGGTTTATTCAACCGATTTGCTATATCAACAAAGCTTTCTTTACCATTACCTTTATTGAATAAAGAATTTTTAATAAGATAGGATAATGTGTCTATATCGAAAACAGGCGTGCTTTCATCATAAAGTTTAACATTATAATTTAAAAAAATAACATCAATTCCATTATTTGATAAAATTGATTGATATTGTGCAACATTAAATGGATTTTTTGGTGTTCCTCCAATTACAGTAGTTAATCCTATCTTTGCAGAATTTTTCAATTTAATTTTTGATAATAAAAGTTCAAATTTTGGAAGAACAATTTCTTCTGTTCTGGAATCATATAAATTAGCTAAATCAATATAATACATATTTAATATTTCAACATTATTTCTTTGTGCAATGTCTACTTGATTCAGAAGTATTGGTTCAACTTGATTAAACCATGAAGTCCACCATTCTGACGATTTTGGGTCGTTACGAGGAAATTCACCACCAATAATAGGATAAATAGATTCTGACAATATTCTTTTTAATCCCTTTAATTTTGCATTAAATAAAAAATGTTCTATTGTCTGGTCAGAAATTTTATATTGAGAGTCATTCAAAAGACGACTTATAATTGGTAAAGGATAAGCTTGTGTATACCAAAAAGTATTCACAAATTCAACAGTATTAGCCCCCGTATTATTTAAAATATGATTTAAACTTTCATTTTCTAATCCAACAATATCATTTTCTTTAAAATCCAACATATTAATAACACGATACTCTAGCCCACTTGGTTCGGTTGGTTTCACAGTTATTGGGAATTCAACGGTGTTCTTTCGGCCATTTGAATCAGTTACTGTCAGCCTGTTCCAGTATGTTCCCTGGTTATCAGCTTTAAGTCTGAATGTACCATTTCCCAAATTTTCTAGATTAGACCAATCCCACTCAGTCATATATTCGAGCGTATCAGGTCCCATGTGCATTTGTTCTATCCTATAATTGGCAATATTGCTATTAAAAGTCTTACTTTTAGATGCATCAACAATGATTTCATCCCCAACCTTCGGATTGAGTGTTTTTACTTCTGCATAAGCTACAGGAGCCCTCTCAGCGCCAACATACACATTGCTGTCCAAGACAAGACCGCTTCCATAAAGCGACCTTAAAAGGTTCTTAAAATCGGTCTTATAAGCACCCTTATCATCCAATATCATTTTCTCATAGAGTGAATTATTCAAGGTAAGCAATTTGGCAAAGGCCATCCTCCATTCTTTTTTAAGTTCATCCTCTGTAGTTGTAAAGCCCTGCTTAGCAATAACTCCAGAAGCAGGCTTTCCATCAGCTCCAAAAAGAGCATCAATTGAGGATGGATTCCTATACACAAATCCATCAGGAGAAGTATACCCTACCTTAACATTTGAATTCGTTCCTTCATTAATCAGATTCTTCCCCAAAAAGGCATTTATCTCCTGTAAAATCTGCCTTCCAAAGCTTGTATAGTTGATTCCTTCATAATTATGAACACTTCCAGTTGCTTTGTCATTAAAATCAATATTGACACTACTCCAAGGCTTAAACCTGGAACTGGGATTGATTATATTATCCAGGCTTGTCCTTGCATCCTCTTTAACTCCTGTCATCCTTGTTAGGAAATCAAAAAGATTGGCATAATTTCCTTTAGCATATACATCCGTCAATTCCTCCAATTTAAATAATGTTACAGGGCTAGAACCATCCCTTGTGACAATAACTGGCTGTTCTTTAACTCCAACATATTCTCCAACGCTGGGAACACTAACAAGATAAGCCAAGCTCTTCCCAGAAGGAATCTTAGGGTCAACTCTTGTTGAATCTCCTTGTAAAGCCCTGTCTATACCGACTATATCAATAAGATTATTGGAACCATCACCATTAACATCTGCCTTCCAGCTATCTGTATAAGACCTTAAAACCTCTGCAGGATCTCCCCTTGCAGCATCTGAAACTATTTTTGCATCCCTATAATTACTATTACCGTCGCCATTAACATCAAGCAAATTAGGAAGAGCAACTTTGCCTGTTCCATTATTAAAATAAAGATTATTTCCATTAATAGTGCCAGAAACAGGAATGATTATTGAGCTTCCATATTGGTCATTAATAGGAATTATTATGTTTCCCTTATCCTGGGAATAGCCCTTAGGCAAGTATAGTGCAACAGCTCCTGCTCCAATAGCCTTAAAAAAGTCCCTCCTGTTCATTTTATCACCATGAATTTTTTATTAAAAACCTTTCCATCTATCTCCAAGCTGTAAAGGTAAGCGCCAGAAGAATACTTATTTAAATCAACATGGAAATAGTTTCTGCCTTGGTTAGATTTTTGTTCCTTTGTTTCAACCTTCCTTCCATTTATGTCATAAATGTAAAGTTTAGCTGCACATGGCTTAATTGCATTATAAGTAATAGTTGTTGATTCATTTGCAGGATTTGGATTATTCCCAAACAAAAATATCCCTCTCTCATCAGCAACTTTCTCTACCTTGGTTATATCTCCTACATGTGAATCAACCAATACTGGAAGGATTTCATTATTGCTAATAGCTGTAGCATAAATGTTTGGCTTGAAAGTTCCAGGCTTTCTCTCTATTTTCAGTTCGTAAAACCTTGAAAATTCTGTAATGGGCCAGTTTTCCATTTCTACTCTTCCCTCATCTGTAAATTGAGCATTATATCCAACACATTTGATTAAATCTTTATTAGTTCCTCCTTCTCCAAAAGGGGTGTTCAAAACTAGATTTGCAGAATAATCCATACGAGGCTCTCCTGTTATTAAATTGCCAATCTTAGTGAATCTTCCAGGTTCTGCTTCAATTATAACCTCTATTCCATCAATTATTTTAGGACTTGTTACATAAATGCCAATTTTGTTATCTTTCTCAGAAAGAGTAAATTTAACCTGGTCATAATTCTGCGGTTTATCCTGAGCATTTATTAAGGATGGAATTAAATAACCTAATCCTGATGCGCTTTTTAAAAAATCTCTTCTATTCATCTAACATCATCCGTATGGGTGTATATTGTCCCCCTTTTTAAAGTTTTCGTCTGTAATCCTAGTTCAGTAGTAAATTATTTAACCGAAGTCATCTTTTTTACCTGGCTGTATTCTGGGGTTACAATCTTGTAAAAGAACACCCCTGAGCCTTTGTTAGGCTTCCAACCAATAGTGTGCTTTCCTTTATCTTGCTCTTCATTGACTAAAGTTCTCATATGCTCTCCATTTGAGTTATAGATGTCAATCTTAACAAGACACCGCTCTTTTAATGTATAGGTTATTTTTGTCCCATCAACATTAAAAGGATTAGGATAATTCTGGAAAAGGCTGTAAGCGTAGGCTTTTTCCGGAGGTGGTGGTGGTTCTTCTGGCTTGACATCCATTTTATTCTCTAAAACATAATCCAATGATTTTTTTCCATCATGAAATAAAAAGGAAAAAGAAACAGGAGGCAGTTTGTCCCACTTCCAGTTCGGTCCAAAATTGATTCTGGCAACTCTTCGATAATCAGACGCTGGCCAATTTTCTCTTGATTGTCTGCCTTGTTCTGAAAATAAAGCAGAGTATCCTATAAACTTTCCCAGGTCTAATCCCCCTATATTTTTAATAAAATTAAACGAATAGTCCATGTCCGGAAACTTCTGCCCAGGATTTAACATATTATCCAAAGAAAAATCTACAGAAGATAATGTA carries:
- a CDS encoding T9SS type A sorting domain-containing protein encodes the protein MNRRDFLKSASGLGYLIPSLINAQDKPQNYDQVKFTLSEKDNKIGIYVTSPKIIDGIEVIIEAEPGRFTKIGNLITGEPRMDYSANLVLNTPFGEGGTNKDLIKCVGYNAQFTDEGRVEMENWPITEFSRFYELKIERKPGTFKPNIYATAISNNEILPVLVDSHVGDITKVEKVADERGIFLFGNNPNPANESTTITYNAIKPCAAKLYIYDINGRKVETKEQKSNQGRNYFHVDLNKYSSGAYLYSLEIDGKVFNKKFMVIK
- a CDS encoding T9SS type A sorting domain-containing protein; the encoded protein is MDVIAEEKVRVRLEMVESSPDFRADIYVESPVDLIGLEMIFSSKANTLSSVDFSLDNMLNPGQKFPDMDYSFNFIKNIGGLDLGKFIGYSALFSEQGRQSRENWPASDYRRVARINFGPNWKWDKLPPVSFSFLFHDGKKSLDYVLENKMDVKPEEPPPPPEKAYAYSLFQNYPNPFNVDGTKITYTLKERCLVKIDIYNSNGEHMRTLVNEEQDKGKHTIGWKPNKGSGVFFYKIVTPEYSQVKKMTSVK